In a single window of the Allobranchiibius huperziae genome:
- the rapZ gene encoding RNase adapter RapZ produces MSDQADPLSSAASQLVIITGMSGAGRSTAANVLEDRGWYVIDNLPPQLLVSMASLLDHGGDDNGDEDSNGRRLCAVVDIRSRTFFAEFTEGLERLRAGNYRPIVVFMDATDEALVRRFESVRRPHPLQGEGRLLDGIVAERVALRDLRAAADVLIDTSGLNVHQLSTKVREMLGDDNSPDLRVAVMSFGFKYGIPLDADIVFDMRFLPNPFWNPDLRPFTGQDKVVSDFVLAQSGAEEFLERALAMLEPVFAGYRREGRSYATLAVGCTGGKHRSVAITEALAERLGTGRTHAVTVHRDLGRE; encoded by the coding sequence ATGAGTGACCAGGCCGACCCGCTCAGTTCCGCAGCGTCCCAACTGGTGATCATCACCGGCATGTCCGGTGCCGGTCGCAGCACCGCGGCCAACGTGCTCGAGGACCGCGGCTGGTACGTCATCGACAACCTGCCGCCGCAGCTGCTCGTCTCGATGGCGAGCCTGCTGGACCACGGCGGCGACGACAACGGCGACGAGGACTCGAACGGGCGACGGCTCTGCGCCGTGGTCGACATCCGGTCCCGCACCTTCTTCGCCGAGTTCACCGAGGGGCTCGAGCGGCTGCGGGCCGGCAACTACCGGCCGATCGTGGTCTTCATGGATGCGACCGACGAGGCCCTGGTGCGCCGGTTCGAGTCCGTACGCCGCCCGCACCCGTTACAGGGGGAGGGCCGGCTGCTCGACGGCATCGTGGCGGAGCGGGTCGCCCTGCGCGACCTGCGCGCCGCGGCCGACGTCCTGATCGACACCAGCGGCCTGAACGTGCACCAGCTCAGCACCAAGGTGCGCGAGATGCTCGGCGACGACAACTCTCCCGACCTGCGGGTGGCGGTGATGTCGTTCGGCTTCAAGTACGGCATCCCGCTGGATGCCGACATCGTCTTCGACATGCGCTTCCTGCCCAACCCCTTCTGGAATCCCGACCTGCGCCCGTTCACCGGCCAGGACAAGGTGGTGTCGGACTTCGTGCTCGCGCAGTCCGGGGCCGAGGAGTTCCTCGAACGCGCACTGGCCATGCTGGAGCCGGTCTTCGCCGGCTACCGCCGGGAGGGGCGCAGCTACGCCACCCTGGCCGTCGGGTGCACCGGCGGCAAGCACCGGTCCGTCGCGATCACCGAGGCGCTCGCCGAACGTCTGGGCACCGGTCGCACCCACGCCGTGACCGTCCACCGCGACCTGGGACGAGAGTGA